One window from the genome of Cryptomeria japonica chromosome 6, Sugi_1.0, whole genome shotgun sequence encodes:
- the LOC131856061 gene encoding 2-oxoglutarate-dependent dioxygenase AOP3-like yields MVFPEAELPVIDISVLQSELKEGDPDLQRLCNQVKEAAQQWGAFRVVNHGVEQELLNTVDSVSRGLFSLPPQVKERAVCLPFDGYLKGVGLSSGEAICFPAVLASDSIQQYAQKLWPQGNPEFCDSLRTYSSKLADLTNSLIKLILEDLGVMTILYNDQVAGLEMRSKQGEWFTVKPLAGSFTVIIASALKIWSNDRCWSVEHRVAYEGKEPHLSIGFFWNFLKEKEVRVPEELIDEHYPHRYKPFLFKDYRNARVQEAPLDIFI; encoded by the exons ATGGTTTTTCCAGAGGCTGAGCTCCCTGTAATAGATATTTCTGTTCTTCAATCAGAGTTAAAAGAAGGTGATCCTGATCTTCAGAGGCTGTGCAATCAAGTAAAAGAAGCTGCCCAACAGTGGGGAGCTTTTCGTGTGGTGAATCATGGAGTCGAACAGGAGCTTCTAAACACTGTGGATTCAGTTTCTCGAGGTCTTTTCAGTCTTCCACCCCAAGTAAAAGAAAGAGCCGTTTGTCTTCCATTTGATGGGTATTTGAAGGGCGTTGGTCTTTCATCTGGCGAGGCCATATGTTTCCCAGCAGTACTGGCTTCTGATTCGATTCAGCAATATGCACAAAAGCTATGGCCCCAAGGAAATCCTGAATTTTG TGATAGCCTAAGAACATACAGTTCCAAGTTAGCTGATCTAACAAATTCCCTAATAAAACTTATCCTTGAAG ATTTGGGTGTGATGACAATTCTATATAATGACCAAGTGGCTGGTCTTGAAATGCGCTCTAAACAAGGTGAATGGTTCACTGTAAAACCTCTTGCTGGATCATTCACTGTCATCATAGCCAGCGCTCTAAAG ATATGGAGCAATGATAGATGTTGGAGTGTGGAGCATCGTGTAGCATATGAGGGGAAGGAGCCTCATCTTTCTATCGGTTTCTTCtggaattttttgaaggaaaaagagGTGCGTGTACCAGAGGAGCTCATAGATGAACACTATCCACATCGTTATAAACCCTTTCTTTTCAAAGACTATAGAAATGCTCGAGTCCAAGAAGCTCCTCTTGACATTTTTATTTAG